The genomic stretch CCGACCACGCCTACGGGTCGGTCGCCTCGTTCTTCGCCCAGAACGAGTGCACCGGGCTGGCGCGGTCGCTGTGGTCGGCGGAGGCCGAGGGTGGCACGGCGGTGGTGTCCGTCGCCGAGGTCACCATGCCAGCGGAGTCGCTGGCGGAGGCGCTGCGCGCGCTGGCCGACACCGACGGCAGCGGCAACGTCAGCGACCTGCTCCGGGAGGGCGTCGGCTACCCGGGTGCCCCGGCGCGGCTGCAGGGTGCCCAGTACGCCAGCAGCCAGCGTGGCGAGGAGGTCACCATCGTCGAGTCGGCGTGGGCCGGCCAGGCCGGGTCCGGCGCGGTGCTGGACGTGCTGGCCAGTTCCGCGCTGGCGTTGCCGGCCAGCGGCGGGTGACCCTCAGGCTGGCGCGGTGGCGGCGGCCAGGGCCATCGCGCCGAGCAGCTCGGCCATCACCGGGCGGGGCAGCTGTCCGGCGCTGTGCGGCGTGGAGTTGACCAGCCCGAACAGCGCGTGGGCCCGCCCCCGGCAGGCCGCGGTACCCGCCTGCGGGTGCACCCGGCCGAGCACGGCCACCCACACCTCGACGTAGCGCCGTTGCAGCTGGCGCACGCGCCGGGCGTCCGGGTCGCTGAGCACGCCGAGGTCCCGGTCGTGCACCGTGATCAGCGCGGGGTTGTCCAGGGCGAACTCCACCTGGAAGGCGATCAGGGCGCGGAGCTGCGCCAGCGGGTCGTCTCCCGCGGCCGCCACCCGGTCACCGCCCCCGGCGAGCAGCCGCTCGCTGATCCGCAGGAGCATCTCGGCGAGCATGGCGTCCTTGCCGGCGAAGTGCCGGTAGATGGCCGGGCCGGTCACGCCGACCGCGGCGCCCACGTCGTCGACGCCGACGGCCCGGGCCCCGCGCTCGGCGAACAGCTGCGCGGCGGCCCGCAGGATCTGCTCCCGGCGGGAGGGGTGCGCGGCGTCAACGGTGAGCGCGGTGTCGGGGTCGGCGGCCACGCCGTGAGGTTAACGGCTGTTCACATCGGCCGGGGTGACGTGGTTCACTCGGCCCGTGGACGCACCGGTGCTCCCCACCGCCCCGCCGGCGGACCCGACGGCGGCCGCGCGCAACGCCGCGGCCCACCGCGCGCTCGTCGCCGAGCTGTCCGGGCACCTGGCCCGGGCTGCCTTCGGCGGTGGTGAGCAGGCCCGCCGCCGGCACCTCGACCGCGGCAAGCTGCTGCCGCGCGAGCGGGTCGACGCGCTGCTCGACCCGGGCAGCCCGTTCCTCGAGCTCTCGCCCCTGGCCGCGCACGGCCTGTACGGCGGTGACGTCCCGGCCGCCGGCATCGTCACCGGGATCGGCCGGGTGGCCGGCCGGGAGGTCGTCGTCGTCGCCAACGACGCGACCGTCAAGGGCGGCACCTACCACCCGATGACGGTGAAGAAGCACCTGCGCGCCCAGGAGGTGGCGCTGCACAACCGGCTGCCCTGCGTCTACCTGGTCGACTCCGGTGGCGCCTTCCTGCCGCTGCAGGACGAGGTGTTCCCCGACCGCGACCACTTCGGCCGGATCTTCTACAACCAGGCCAACCTGTCCAAGGCCGGGATCGCGCAGATCGCCGCCGTCCTGGGCTCCTGCACCGCTGGTGGCGCGTACGTGCCGGCGATGAGCGACGAGGCGGTCATCGTCCGCGGCCAGGGCACGATCTTCCTGGGCGGCCCGCCGCTGGTGAAGGCCGCGACGGGGGAGGAGGTCAGCGCCGAGGACCTGGGCGGCGGCGAGCTGCACTCCCGGGTCAGCGGGGTCACCGACCACCTGGCCGAGGACGACGCGCACGCGCTGCAGATCGTCCGGCAGATCGTCGGCACCCTCGGTCCGCGCAGCCCCCGGCCGTGGGACGTCGACCCGGTCGAGGAGCCGCGGTACCCGGCGGAGTCCCTCTACGACGTCGTCCCGGTGGACGTCCGCACGCCGTACGACGTCCGCGAGGTGATCGCCCGGCTGGTCGACGGCAGCCGGTTCGCCGAGTTCAAGCCGCTGTACGGCCCCACCCTGGTCACCGGGTTCGCCCGGCTGCACGGCCACCCGGTCGGGATCATCGCCAACAACGGGGTGCTGTTCGCCGAGTCGGCGCTCAAGGGCGCGCACTTCATCGAGCTGTGCGACCGCCGTTCCATCCCGCTGCTGTTCCTGCAGAACATCAGCGGCTTCATGGTCGGCCGGGACTACGAGGCCGGCGGCATCGCCAAGCACGGCGCGAAGATGGTCACCGCCGTCGCCTGTGCCCGGGTGCCCAAGCTGACCGTGGTCATCGGCGGCTCGTTCGGCGCCGGCAACTACTCGATGTGCGGCCGGGCGTACTCACCCCGGTTCCTGTTCAGCTGGCCGAACGCCCGCATCTCGGTGATGGGCGGGGAGCAGGCCGCCAGCGTGCTCGCCCAGGTGCGCCGCGACCGGCTGGGGGACGCCTGGACCGCCGCGGACGAGGAGTCGTTCAAGGAGCCGATCCGGGCGCAGTACGAGGAGGAGGGCAACCCGTACCACGCCACGGCCCGCCTCTGGGACGACGGCGTGATCGACCCCGCGCAGACCCGCACCGTGCTCGGGCTCGCGCTCTCCGCGTGCGCGAACGCGCCCCTCGAGGAGGTCGGCTATGGCGTCTTCCGGATGTGACCGCTCACCCGAGGGCGAAAATGGCCATTTTCGCCCTCGGGGTGGGTCAGTCGGCGACGCCGGCGATCGCGGGCGCGGTCGGGTCGGCCGACTCCGGCTTCACCTCGCGCAGCACGTAGTCCTCGATCGACTCCAGGTCGTGCGTGGAGCGCTTCACGATGGCGAGCAGGTCGCCCATCTTGCTGACCTCCTCGACCTGCTCCTTGATGAACCACTGCATGAACTGGTCGCTGGCGAAGTCGTTGTGCTGCCGGGCGACGGCGGTGAGCTGGTTGATCTGCTCGGTGACCCGCTTCTCCTGCTCGAGGGCGAGCGCGACCGGGGCGACGACGTCGGCGAAGTCGGTGATCGGGGCCGGGATGCCGGGGATCTTCACCGGTGCGTCGGCGTCGAGGAGGTAGCGCACCATCATCATCGCGTGGTTGCGCTCCTCGGCCGCCTGGTCGAAGAACAGCTGCGCGGTCTGCGGCATGGTCAGGTCGTCGAAGTAGATGGCGCAGGCCACGTACTGCTGGTGGGCGGCGAACTCGTGGCCGATCTGGGCGTTGAGCAGGTCGATGAAGGGCTCGGCGGCCATCGGGGCTCCCGTTTCTCGCGAGGTGACGTCCTCCGCACGGTAGTCGGCGACACGCCGCACCCGTGGACGGCCCACGAAGGCTTGGCTAACCTCATCGCGTGGGGAAGTCGGCCAAGATGCCCAAGAAGAAGTGCTGCGTCGACAAGCCCCGGTGCGGCCGGTGCCCGTTGCGTGCGCTCGCGGAGGGCACCCTCCCGCCCGGGTACACGGTCAAGAAGCGCCGCCTGGTCAAGGTCGCCTGAGTCCAGCCCCCGCGGCACGGGTCGCGATCTCCGCCCCCGCGGAGGGTGCTGACCGTGTTCGGGACCGTCCTGGTCGCCAACCGCGGCGAGATCGCCGTCCGGGTGATCCGCACGCTGCGGGCGATGGGCATCCGCTCGGTCGCGGTGCACAGCGACGCCGACGCCGGGGCGCTGCACACCCGGCTGGCCGACGTCGCCGTCCCCATCGGCCCGGCCCCCGCGGCGCAGAGCTACCTCTCGGTCGACCGCGTGCTGGACGCCGCCCGGCGCACCGGGGCGGAGGCCGTGCACCCCGGCTACGGGTTCCTCTCCGAGAACGTCGACCTCGCCAGCGCGTGCGCGGACGCCGGGATCGTCTTCATCGGCCCGCCGATCGCCGCGATCGAGGCGATGGGCGACAAGATCCGGGCCAAGCAGACCGTCGCCGCCGCGGGCGTGCCGGTCGTGCCGGGCCGCACCGAGCCCGGCATGGACGACGACGCGGTCGCCCGGGCCGCGGTCGCGGTCGGCTTCCCGGTGCTGCTCAAGCCCAGCGCCGGGGGTGGCGGGAAGGGCATGCGGGTGGTGCGCGGTCCGGAGGAGCTGACCGAGCAGATCGCCGGCGCCCGGCGGGAGGCGCGCGGCTCCTTCGGCGACGACACGCTGCTGGTCGAGCGGTACCTGGCGCGGTCCCGGCACATCGAGGTGCAGGTGTTCGGCGACATCCACGGCACCGTCGTCCACCTGGGCGAGCGCGAGTGCAGCCTGCAGCGGCGGCACCAGAAGGTGGTCGAGGAGGCGCCGTCCCCGCTGCTGTCCCCGGCCCAGCGAGAGGCGATGGGCGCGGCGGCGGTCGAGGCGGCCCGGGCCGTCGGCTACACCGGGGCCGGCACCGTGGAGTTCATCGTCGACGCCGAGCGGCCGGAGGAGTTCTTCTTCCTGGAGATGAACACCCGGCTGCAGGTCGAGCACCCGGTCACCGAGTGCGTCACCGGGCTGGACCTGGTGGAGCTGCAGCTGCGGGTGGCCGCCGGGGAGCCGCTGCCCTTCGGCCAGGACGACGTCGTTCTCGACGGGCACGCCATCGAGGCGCGGCTCTACGCGGAGGACCCGGCGCGCGGGTTCCTGCCGCAGACCGGCACGCTGGTCGGGCTGGTCGAGCCGGCCGGCCCCGGCATCCGGGTGGACAGCGCGCTGGCCGTGGGCACCGTCGTGGGCACCGACTACGACCCGATGCTGGCCAAGGTCATCGCCTGGGCGCCCGACCGGGAGACCGCCCGCGCGCGGCTCGCCGCGGCGCTCGGCCGCACCGCCGTGCTCGGGGTGGCCACGAACGCCGCCTTCCTGCGGGACCTGCTGGCCGACCCCGACGTCGTCGCCGGCCGGCTGGACACCGGGCTGATCGAGCGGCGCGGTGAGCGGCTGACCTCGGCCGGCCCGCCGCCGGACCTGCACGCCGCCGCCGCGCTCGCGCTGCTGCTGGAGGCCGAGCCGGACGGCCCGGTCGCCGACCCGTGGGACGACCCGGGCGGGTGGCGGCTGGGGGAGCCCGCCTGGACCGTCCGCCGGCTGCAGGCACCCGGCGGGGACCCGGTGACGGTGCGGGTGCGCGGCCGGTCCGGTGCCGCGGAGGTCGCCGTCGGCGACGGCGACCCGCGCCCGGCCACCGCCGTCCGGGACGGCGACCAGCTGCACGTCACCCTCGGCGGGGTCACCACCCGGTGGACCGTGGCGCACGCCGACGGCACGGTCTGGCTCGCCGGCGGCGGGCACGTGACCGCGCTGCGGGAGCACGAGCGGTCGACCGGCGCCGCGGCGGCGACCGCCGTCGACGGCGCGGTGACCGCCCCCATGCCCGGCACCGTGACGGTGCTGCGCGCGTCGCTCGGTGACGAGGTGGCCGCGGGGACCCCGCTGCTGGTCGTCGAGGCGATGAAGATGGAGCACGTGCTGACCGCCCCGCTCGCGGGGGTGGTCACCGAGCTCCCGGTGACGGCCGGCCAGTCGGTCCGGCTCGACGAACGGGTGGCCGTGGTGACCCCACCGGCGCCCGCAGAGGGGGAGTGACCGTGCTGGACTACCGGCTGGACGAGGAGACCGAGGCGCTGCGGACGGTGGTCCGCGAGTTCGCCGTCGAGGTGATCGCCCCGCAGATCGGCGGCTTCTACGAGCGCGACGAGTTCCCCACCGACATCGTGCGGCAGATGGGCGAGCTGGGGCTGTTCGGGCTGCCGTTCCCCGAGGAGTACGGCGGCTCGGGTGGGGACTACTTCACCCTGTGCGTCGCTCTGGAGGAGCTGGCCCGGGTCGACTCCTCGGTGGCGATCACCCTGGAGGCCGGGGTGTCGCTGGGGGCGATGCCGATCTTCCGGTTCGGCACCGAGGAGCAGAAGCAGCGGTGGCTGCCCCGGCTGTGCGCCGGCGAGGCGCTGGGCGCCTTCGGCCTCACCGAGGCCGGTGGCGGTTCCGACGCCGGGGCCACCAGGACGACCGCCCGGCTGGACGGCGACCAGTGGGTGGTCAACGGCTCGAAGGCGTTCATCACCAACTCCGGCACCGACCTGACCGACCTGGTCATCGTCACCGCGGTCACCGGCACCAAGCCCGACGGCGGCAAGGAGATCTCCGCGATCATCGTGCCGTCGGGCACGCCGGGGTTCACCGTCGGCAAGCGGTACGCGAAGGTCGGCTGGAACGCCTCGGACACCCGGGAGCTCGCCTTCGACGACGTCCGGGTGCCCGCGGCGAACCTGGTGGGGGAGCGGGGGCGGGGGTACGCGCAGTTCCTGTCCATCCTGGACGAGGGGCGGATCGCGATCTCCGCGCTGGCCGTGGGGCTGGCGCAGGGGTGCGTCGACGAGAGCGTCAAGTACGCCGGGGAGCGGGAGGCGTTCGGGCAGCCGATCGGCCGCAACCAGGCGGTGCAGTTCATGATCGCCGACATGGAGGTGCGGGCCTCGACCGCGCGCCTGGCCTACTACCGGGCGGCGGAGAAGATGCTGCGCGGGGAGCCGTTCAAGCGGGAGGCGTCGATCGCCAAGCTGTACAGCTCGGAGATGGCGATGGAGAACGCCCGGTACGCCGCCCAGGTGCACGGCGGCTACGGCTTCATGACCGAGTTCCCGGTCGGCCGGTTCTACCGGGACGCGAAGATCCTGGAGATCGGCGAGGGGACGTCCGAGGTGCAGCGGATGCTCATCGCCCGCTCCCTCGGCGTCGGCTGAGAGACCCCGAGCGCCCCTGTTGTCGATCATGGGCGTGTTGATCGCTGGCACGCCGTCGGTGCGCGTGTCCGCCGACCACGTGCCCATGATCAACTCGTGGTCTCGGTGGTGAGCGCGTCATCGCCCGGCTCGTGCAGAACTGACGACGGCGACAGGTGTGATTGGTGACCGTCTGGGCTGCAGATGCCCAGGACAGTGGGGCGCCTGGGGCTCTCGGGGCGCGGGGGAACCGGCCCGCGAACGTCCGGCGCGTCGTACCCGTACATGATCATCCGCGGGTCGACCAGCCGGGACGCTCCCGTGCGGCTCACGGCGACGGTCGCCGGGAGAACCGCTGGAGACCGCGATGCAGGCCACCCGACGTCCCGCCCCGACGCCCCTCCGCCGTCGGGTCACCCAGGGGTCCGTGCTGGGGATGGGCCTGCTCGTCGCCACCGGCGCCGCCGCGCCCGTGGCGCTGGCGGAGGACGCGACCACGCCGCAGCCGGCGGGTGCCGCCGGCCGGCTGACCGCGGACGGCACGGTGGGCGCGCCCCTGCAGGCGGCGCCCGCCGCTCCGGTGATCGGGGAGATCGGCGCCGACTTCGGCACCGGCAAGAACGAGGAGGTCTCGACCTTCCGGCTCGCGGTGCGCGCCGACGACGTGCCGCCGAACTACAGCTACGCCGGGGCCACCTTCCGGCTCCGGGACGGCGACGGGCACACCGGCACCTGCACCACCGACGCCCACGGCCTGTGCACCATCACCCACGGCGCGCGGGTGGTGGAGTCGGGCTCGTCGCTCACCCTCCCGGCCGGCACCTACCGGGTGGAGCAGCTCACCTCCTCGGCGGGGCTGGCCAGGACGGGTGGGGACGGTGAGCTCACCATCGCGAAGAAGGCGACCAAGGGCGCCCCGACCGGCGACACCATCGGCAACGCCTCGCTGTTCCGCCGTCAGGTGCTCGCCGCGGTGCACGACCGGCGGTCCGCCCTGCTGCCGGTGCCGGGAGCCGTCTACACGCTGACCGCCCCGGCCTACCCGCAGCAGGGCACCACGCCGGCGCCCCAGCCGGCCCGGGACCGCAGCGATCTCCTGGGGGTGCTCAGCTGGCAGGGCTGGTTCCTGCCCGGCGAGGGGTACACCCTCACGCCGGTCAGCGTGCCGCGCGGCTACCAGGTGCCCGAGGCGACGTCCTTCTCGGTGCGGACGACCACGGTCGGGCAGCGGCTGCTGCCGTGGACCGAGGACCTGCCGCTGGTGCACGGCTCGGGGGCGGAGCCGGTGCCGACGCCGCCGGTCACCTCGGCCCCACCGGTGCCGACCACCGTGCCGTCGTCACCCGAGCCGTCGTCGCCCGAGCCGACCGCCCCCGCGCCGACGACCACGGCTCCCGCGCCCACGACGCAGCCGGAACCGACGCAGCCGGAACCGTCGCCGCCGGTCACCACGGAGCCGTCCGCGCCGGTCACCACGGCGCCGGAGCCGACCGCGACCGCGCCGACGAGCCCCGAGCCGACGAGCCCCGAGCCGACCGCGCCCGAGACGACGGTGCCGGTGACCACCGAGCCGGAGCCGACCGTGCCCGTGACCACCGGCCCGGAGACGGGTGCGCCGGTTCCCCCGGTGGTCACCACCAGCGCGCCGCGGCCCACCGCGGTGTCTCCCACGAGCGTCCCGGGCACGCCACCCCGGCCGGCGGGTCAGGCCGGTGCGCCGGTCGCCCCGACGCCGGTGGGCGCCTCCCGGGCGCAGGGGCGCACCAACGCCGGGGCCGCGACCGCCGCCGGCGGGGCCGTGGTGGTCCCGCCGGCCGCGGATGCGCCGTCCGGACCGGCGCAGGAGACCGCCGCGCCGGTGCCGGCCGGGACCGCAGCGCCCGCACCGGCGCTCGCCGTCGGCGGTGACCAGCCGGAGCTGCAGACGGCGAGCGCCGGGATCTCCGACCTGAGCGTCGCGGGCATCGGACTGGGCTTCCTGGCGGTGGTCGTCGCCGGCCTGGGCTACCTCGCGCGCCGCCGGGCCCGTGCTCGCGGCTGACCCCGCGGGCAGCCCGTGGTGGGCCCGGTCGGTCTCGCTGCCCGGACCCGGACGGCCGGCGGTGCAGACGCTGACCGCGGTGCTCACCGGGGAGTTCCCGGCCGAGAGCGTCGTCGACCTGCCCGACGACCGCCGGCCGGGCGGCTGGCAGGTGGCCGTCCGCTCCGACCCGGGCACCGGACGGCTGCACCGGATCGAGGTGGCGCTGCCGGGCGCACCGCTGCTCTGGTACGTCGAGCTCGCCGAGCCGCAGGCGGACCCCGCGGCGACCACGCTGGTCGCCTTCTCCGACGACCGGTTCGCCGACGGCGAGGTGCTCGATGCCGACCAGGCGCGGCAGGCCGGCGTCAGCGGGGAGCAGCAGGTGGCTGCCGTGCGCTGGTGGACCGGCAGCGGGCTGGTCCACCAGGTCTACGTCGGGCCGGCGTTCCGCCGTCGTGGGGTCGCCGGGAAGCTCGTGCAGGCCGCGGCCGGTGCCCAGGCCGCCCGCGGGCTGCCCCTGGTGCACGGCGACGGCCGGCGCACCGACCTGGGGGAGCAGTGGCGAGCCGGGCTCCCCGGGTACGTGGCCGTCCGGATGGCGCAGCTGACCCACCGGATGGCCGCCATGACGCCGGTGAGCTGACGGTAGGTAACGGAACCGTCCGGTGTAGTGACTACAGCTTCACGATCGCCTGGCGTGCCGTACACGGACCCGACACCCGCTGGCCACAGCTGGTCGACAGCGTTCCTGCGCGGTGGGACCCCCACCGCATCCAGGACAGCCGGAGGTCAGCAACCCCATGCACCTGCTCAGATCACGACCCGCGCAGCGCGCGGACCGACCCGCCGGGAGATCCCGCCTGCGCGCCGTGGCCGGCGCCGGCGTCGTCACCACCGTTGCCGCCCTCGCCACGGCCGGTGGCCTGGCGACCGCCGCCCCGGCCCAGGCGGCGCCCACCGAGCCGGCTTCCCGGTTCACCCTCGCCGTGCTGCCGGACACGCAGTTCTACTCCCGGTACGCGAAGTCCGAGTTCGAGCGGCCCGACCGCTACGGCCCCGGGAACAACCCCTACGCCGCGCAGACGACGTGGCTGGCCGAGCACGCCGACGAGCTGCGGATCCCCTTCGTCGCCCACCTCGGTGACGTCGTCGACCAGGTGAACACCGAGGGAGAGTGGCGGGTCGCCGACGCCGCCATGCAGACCCTGGACGACGCCGACCTGCCCTACTCGATCCTCGCCGGCAACCACGACGTCCGGAACAGCTCCGACAACTGGTTCGACGACCAGTACGACCTGGCCGCGGAGCCCTTCCTCCGCTGGTTCGGCCCCGACCGCGCGGCCGAGCAGTCCACCTTCGGCGGCAGCGATCCGACGGGGATGAACCAGTACCACCTGTTCGAGGCCGAAGGTCAGCAGTTCATGGTGCTGGCGCTGTCGTGGCGGGCGTCGGACGCCACGCTGCGCTGGGCCGACGAGGTCATGGCCCAGCACCCGACCGTGCCGGTCATCCTCACCTCGCACGACATCATCGGCATCCAGAACGACGGCGTCTCCCCGCAGGAGACCGGCTACGGCCTGCGGCTCTGGGAGAAGCTCATCAAGGGCAACGACCAGATCTTCATGACGCTGAACGGCCACTTCCACGGCGCGACCCGGCTGGTCAAGCAGAACGACTTCGGCCACTCGGTGACCCAGGTGCTGATGGACTACCAGATGGCCTACGAGGGCGGGAACGGCTACCTCGGCCTGTTCGAGTTCGACCTCACCAACGACACCATCTCGGCGCAGACCGCGTCCCCGTGGGTGGTCGCCAAGCCGCAGGAGAAGCTCACCTCCTACGACCAGGCGTTCCTCGAGGGGCCGGGTCA from Modestobacter roseus encodes the following:
- a CDS encoding TetR/AcrR family transcriptional regulator, producing MAADPDTALTVDAAHPSRREQILRAAAQLFAERGARAVGVDDVGAAVGVTGPAIYRHFAGKDAMLAEMLLRISERLLAGGGDRVAAAGDDPLAQLRALIAFQVEFALDNPALITVHDRDLGVLSDPDARRVRQLQRRYVEVWVAVLGRVHPQAGTAACRGRAHALFGLVNSTPHSAGQLPRPVMAELLGAMALAAATAPA
- a CDS encoding carboxyl transferase domain-containing protein; amino-acid sequence: MDAPVLPTAPPADPTAAARNAAAHRALVAELSGHLARAAFGGGEQARRRHLDRGKLLPRERVDALLDPGSPFLELSPLAAHGLYGGDVPAAGIVTGIGRVAGREVVVVANDATVKGGTYHPMTVKKHLRAQEVALHNRLPCVYLVDSGGAFLPLQDEVFPDRDHFGRIFYNQANLSKAGIAQIAAVLGSCTAGGAYVPAMSDEAVIVRGQGTIFLGGPPLVKAATGEEVSAEDLGGGELHSRVSGVTDHLAEDDAHALQIVRQIVGTLGPRSPRPWDVDPVEEPRYPAESLYDVVPVDVRTPYDVREVIARLVDGSRFAEFKPLYGPTLVTGFARLHGHPVGIIANNGVLFAESALKGAHFIELCDRRSIPLLFLQNISGFMVGRDYEAGGIAKHGAKMVTAVACARVPKLTVVIGGSFGAGNYSMCGRAYSPRFLFSWPNARISVMGGEQAASVLAQVRRDRLGDAWTAADEESFKEPIRAQYEEEGNPYHATARLWDDGVIDPAQTRTVLGLALSACANAPLEEVGYGVFRM
- a CDS encoding ferritin, with protein sequence MAAEPFIDLLNAQIGHEFAAHQQYVACAIYFDDLTMPQTAQLFFDQAAEERNHAMMMVRYLLDADAPVKIPGIPAPITDFADVVAPVALALEQEKRVTEQINQLTAVARQHNDFASDQFMQWFIKEQVEEVSKMGDLLAIVKRSTHDLESIEDYVLREVKPESADPTAPAIAGVAD
- a CDS encoding biotin carboxylase N-terminal domain-containing protein, yielding MFGTVLVANRGEIAVRVIRTLRAMGIRSVAVHSDADAGALHTRLADVAVPIGPAPAAQSYLSVDRVLDAARRTGAEAVHPGYGFLSENVDLASACADAGIVFIGPPIAAIEAMGDKIRAKQTVAAAGVPVVPGRTEPGMDDDAVARAAVAVGFPVLLKPSAGGGGKGMRVVRGPEELTEQIAGARREARGSFGDDTLLVERYLARSRHIEVQVFGDIHGTVVHLGERECSLQRRHQKVVEEAPSPLLSPAQREAMGAAAVEAARAVGYTGAGTVEFIVDAERPEEFFFLEMNTRLQVEHPVTECVTGLDLVELQLRVAAGEPLPFGQDDVVLDGHAIEARLYAEDPARGFLPQTGTLVGLVEPAGPGIRVDSALAVGTVVGTDYDPMLAKVIAWAPDRETARARLAAALGRTAVLGVATNAAFLRDLLADPDVVAGRLDTGLIERRGERLTSAGPPPDLHAAAALALLLEAEPDGPVADPWDDPGGWRLGEPAWTVRRLQAPGGDPVTVRVRGRSGAAEVAVGDGDPRPATAVRDGDQLHVTLGGVTTRWTVAHADGTVWLAGGGHVTALREHERSTGAAAATAVDGAVTAPMPGTVTVLRASLGDEVAAGTPLLVVEAMKMEHVLTAPLAGVVTELPVTAGQSVRLDERVAVVTPPAPAEGE
- a CDS encoding acyl-CoA dehydrogenase family protein codes for the protein MLDYRLDEETEALRTVVREFAVEVIAPQIGGFYERDEFPTDIVRQMGELGLFGLPFPEEYGGSGGDYFTLCVALEELARVDSSVAITLEAGVSLGAMPIFRFGTEEQKQRWLPRLCAGEALGAFGLTEAGGGSDAGATRTTARLDGDQWVVNGSKAFITNSGTDLTDLVIVTAVTGTKPDGGKEISAIIVPSGTPGFTVGKRYAKVGWNASDTRELAFDDVRVPAANLVGERGRGYAQFLSILDEGRIAISALAVGLAQGCVDESVKYAGEREAFGQPIGRNQAVQFMIADMEVRASTARLAYYRAAEKMLRGEPFKREASIAKLYSSEMAMENARYAAQVHGGYGFMTEFPVGRFYRDAKILEIGEGTSEVQRMLIARSLGVG
- a CDS encoding prealbumin-like fold domain-containing protein, whose amino-acid sequence is MQATRRPAPTPLRRRVTQGSVLGMGLLVATGAAAPVALAEDATTPQPAGAAGRLTADGTVGAPLQAAPAAPVIGEIGADFGTGKNEEVSTFRLAVRADDVPPNYSYAGATFRLRDGDGHTGTCTTDAHGLCTITHGARVVESGSSLTLPAGTYRVEQLTSSAGLARTGGDGELTIAKKATKGAPTGDTIGNASLFRRQVLAAVHDRRSALLPVPGAVYTLTAPAYPQQGTTPAPQPARDRSDLLGVLSWQGWFLPGEGYTLTPVSVPRGYQVPEATSFSVRTTTVGQRLLPWTEDLPLVHGSGAEPVPTPPVTSAPPVPTTVPSSPEPSSPEPTAPAPTTTAPAPTTQPEPTQPEPSPPVTTEPSAPVTTAPEPTATAPTSPEPTSPEPTAPETTVPVTTEPEPTVPVTTGPETGAPVPPVVTTSAPRPTAVSPTSVPGTPPRPAGQAGAPVAPTPVGASRAQGRTNAGAATAAGGAVVVPPAADAPSGPAQETAAPVPAGTAAPAPALAVGGDQPELQTASAGISDLSVAGIGLGFLAVVVAGLGYLARRRARARG
- a CDS encoding GNAT family N-acetyltransferase, translated to MQTLTAVLTGEFPAESVVDLPDDRRPGGWQVAVRSDPGTGRLHRIEVALPGAPLLWYVELAEPQADPAATTLVAFSDDRFADGEVLDADQARQAGVSGEQQVAAVRWWTGSGLVHQVYVGPAFRRRGVAGKLVQAAAGAQAARGLPLVHGDGRRTDLGEQWRAGLPGYVAVRMAQLTHRMAAMTPVS